In Bacteroidota bacterium, a single window of DNA contains:
- a CDS encoding outer membrane beta-barrel protein gives MKDFVYKSLGLLALSLSSLLLSGNIASAQQSNVQNDSAFHIGLGVSITTNVAVLGSENNRDPFSDVTLSAVNFLIPMRFSAFKIEPEIGYVSSSYSSPLYNGSGRDVTFGLLHFGSGFYYLIPVASGASVYIGPKLGIEAYNETDKATDSLFSSGIQISTDNYSRTDFFAGLVFGGEYFFSRAFSMGVEAEVEYLNYGTLTRTTTITPASPSTSQSAPSPTGHQLNTKAAAIARIYF, from the coding sequence ATGAAAGACTTCGTGTATAAGTCCCTGGGTCTTCTCGCGTTGAGTCTATCGAGCTTACTCCTTTCGGGAAATATCGCAAGCGCGCAGCAATCAAATGTGCAAAATGACTCGGCGTTTCATATCGGGCTCGGCGTTTCGATTACAACGAACGTAGCTGTCCTTGGATCGGAGAACAATCGGGATCCATTTTCCGATGTGACACTCAGCGCGGTCAACTTCCTGATTCCGATGCGCTTCTCGGCGTTCAAGATCGAACCAGAGATCGGCTATGTTTCCTCATCCTATTCGAGTCCACTGTACAATGGTTCTGGCAGGGACGTGACCTTCGGCCTTCTTCACTTTGGCTCTGGCTTTTATTATCTCATTCCAGTCGCTTCGGGTGCCAGTGTGTACATAGGGCCAAAACTTGGGATCGAAGCGTATAACGAAACGGATAAGGCTACCGACAGCCTCTTCAGCTCTGGAATCCAGATAAGCACAGATAACTACTCGCGAACCGATTTCTTTGCTGGCCTTGTCTTCGGCGGAGAGTATTTCTTTTCGCGTGCATTTTCGATGGGTGTCGAAGCAGAGGTCGAATATCTGAACTACGGCACGCTGACGAGAACCACGACGATCACTCCAGCATCCCCATCAACATCGCAGAGCGCACCCAGTCCAACCGGTCACCAGCTGAACACCAAGGCAGCAGCGATTGCCCGCATCTATTTTTGA
- a CDS encoding (Fe-S)-binding protein — translation MIKAIIFAIVLLAAFGGILINSKRLIDFLRLGRWTDRFDKPGERLRRVLTVAIGQSKIFRDPIAGPVHAFIFWGFLVLIFAVIEAIGEGLTAGHFSLSFLGPVYTVITVSQDIFMALVVTSVVVSFWRRFVTKVKRLQGDRHERIDASVILLLILVIVCSLTIANAARMALGNSYAWEVRPLAALLMPMFLVQSGSHLSASAMTPFIYESAWWIHIVFVLGFMNYLPYSKHLHVLTSLPNVFFADLKRKNSLAPINFEDETITQYGAADIQHLTWKQLLDGDTCTHCGRCTSVCPANSTGKILDPRMIIIATHKRMLDKAPYLTAQSAYGFDTWSGQAMKSHVATSGEALNDEIVTPENQTLSHAQGMLLYQKPTLTREEVDAKKFVGDYIPDEMLWQCTTCQACMTECPVTIEHVDEIIDLRRNLVMMESSFPPELQSAFGNMENNFSPWAFSPSERGEWAEGLGVKTMADGGMDKPPVLFWVGCAGSYDQRAKRISRAFAELMQIAGVDFRILGNEEKCTGDPARRMGNEYLAQSLIRENVETLNRYQVQKVVTACPHCFNAIKNEWQQFGGNFEVVHHTELIQDLLDQGRIKPKNESQQKATYHDSCYLGRSNDIYEAPRTSLASVPGLDIIEMDRSRSRGFCCGAGGGQMWMEEKQGKRINIERTEEALATGAKVVASACPYCMTMLTDGVKAKGEQETVQVKDIAEIVLESVR, via the coding sequence ATGATAAAGGCCATTATTTTCGCAATCGTCCTCCTGGCCGCATTTGGCGGCATTCTGATCAATAGCAAGCGGCTCATCGACTTCCTCCGGTTGGGCCGGTGGACCGACCGGTTCGATAAGCCCGGAGAGCGTTTGCGCCGTGTGCTGACGGTCGCCATTGGGCAATCGAAGATATTTCGCGATCCCATCGCAGGGCCGGTCCATGCATTCATTTTTTGGGGTTTCCTGGTGCTGATATTCGCCGTCATCGAGGCAATTGGCGAGGGACTTACCGCCGGGCATTTTTCGCTATCGTTTCTGGGGCCGGTTTACACTGTGATTACTGTCTCACAGGATATTTTTATGGCGCTGGTTGTGACCTCAGTCGTCGTTTCCTTCTGGCGGCGGTTTGTCACGAAGGTCAAGCGACTTCAGGGCGATCGACATGAGCGAATCGACGCCTCCGTGATTCTTCTTCTGATTCTGGTAATCGTCTGCTCGCTCACGATTGCCAACGCCGCTCGCATGGCACTCGGCAACTCATACGCGTGGGAAGTCCGTCCGCTTGCCGCGCTCCTTATGCCGATGTTTCTGGTGCAATCCGGCAGCCACTTGTCGGCCTCAGCGATGACGCCCTTCATCTATGAATCGGCGTGGTGGATTCACATTGTCTTCGTGCTCGGCTTTATGAATTACCTGCCGTACTCGAAGCACTTGCATGTTCTCACCTCATTGCCGAACGTATTCTTCGCCGATCTCAAACGCAAGAATTCTCTTGCGCCGATCAACTTCGAGGACGAGACGATCACGCAATATGGCGCCGCCGACATCCAGCATCTGACATGGAAACAGTTGCTTGATGGCGACACCTGCACGCATTGCGGCCGCTGCACATCGGTCTGTCCGGCGAACTCCACCGGAAAAATTCTCGACCCGCGCATGATTATCATTGCGACGCACAAGCGGATGCTCGACAAAGCGCCGTATCTCACAGCGCAGTCGGCATACGGCTTCGATACCTGGTCGGGTCAGGCCATGAAGTCTCACGTGGCCACGAGTGGAGAGGCGCTCAACGATGAGATCGTGACGCCGGAGAATCAGACGCTGAGCCACGCCCAGGGGATGTTGCTCTACCAAAAGCCCACGCTCACGCGCGAGGAAGTCGATGCGAAGAAATTCGTCGGCGATTACATCCCGGACGAAATGCTCTGGCAATGCACCACATGCCAGGCATGCATGACCGAGTGTCCTGTCACGATCGAACATGTGGACGAGATCATCGACCTGCGGCGCAATCTCGTGATGATGGAGTCGAGCTTCCCGCCGGAGTTGCAGTCCGCATTCGGCAACATGGAAAACAACTTCTCGCCGTGGGCATTCTCGCCCAGCGAGCGTGGGGAATGGGCCGAGGGACTTGGAGTGAAGACGATGGCCGATGGTGGTATGGACAAACCGCCAGTCCTCTTCTGGGTTGGCTGTGCCGGTTCGTACGATCAGCGCGCCAAGAGGATTTCGCGTGCGTTCGCAGAGTTGATGCAGATCGCCGGCGTTGACTTCCGGATTCTTGGCAATGAAGAGAAATGCACAGGCGATCCGGCGCGCCGCATGGGCAACGAGTATCTCGCGCAATCGCTGATCCGAGAAAATGTTGAGACGCTCAATCGCTATCAGGTCCAGAAGGTCGTGACGGCGTGTCCGCATTGCTTCAACGCAATTAAAAACGAGTGGCAGCAATTCGGCGGGAATTTCGAAGTAGTACATCATACCGAATTGATCCAGGACTTGCTCGATCAGGGCCGCATCAAACCGAAGAACGAATCACAGCAGAAAGCTACGTACCACGATTCGTGTTATCTTGGCCGCTCCAACGACATTTACGAAGCCCCGCGCACCTCGCTCGCAAGCGTGCCGGGACTCGACATTATCGAGATGGACCGTTCGCGCTCGCGAGGATTCTGCTGCGGCGCCGGCGGCGGACAAATGTGGATGGAAGAGAAGCAAGGCAAGCGCATCAACATCGAACGCACCGAAGAGGCTCTGGCCACCGGCGCGAAGGTTGTCGCATCGGCTTGCCCCTACTGCATGACGATGCTGACTGATGGCGTCAAAGCCAAAGGCGAGCAGGAGACCGTGCAGGTCAAGGATATCGCGGAGATCGTGCTGGAATCAGTGAGGTAA
- a CDS encoding PKD domain-containing protein yields MKIIYRSIPLIPLLVFVSCLSTPNGPIPSGPTTSGPILTIQAPDTVRPGDPTSFKVTASDSIRSTWLYLWRFGDGDSAKSAANSLTHTYSNEGVYIVTVLLIDSATKYQLSSFSKKITVALGHVDLATLHSFKHVTISGVGMTNRTIQTAHRSEPGTVTTVSSRALDSISAGFQVVWNGASFSCRDTSYSYTPADPTHNNFWETEVVYREGLSGVLNQVGSAVLSLSAYRYYYYDHQIMGGKESFELQINSENYGLSSVNFFAQTGSNVTFIGIKPHPASSYFSVDSTNKSGVRVFVDENDVNKTIDWSDTSASPRVTITFSK; encoded by the coding sequence ATGAAAATCATTTATCGATCGATCCCTCTAATTCCTCTTTTGGTATTCGTGTCTTGTTTGTCCACTCCGAACGGACCGATCCCCTCCGGGCCGACCACTTCTGGGCCGATCCTAACCATTCAAGCACCCGACACGGTGCGTCCCGGTGACCCGACATCCTTTAAGGTGACCGCATCGGATTCGATTCGCTCCACGTGGCTGTATCTCTGGAGATTTGGGGATGGAGATTCCGCCAAATCAGCCGCCAACTCCTTGACTCATACCTATTCGAACGAAGGTGTGTATATAGTCACCGTATTGCTGATCGATTCGGCAACCAAATACCAACTCTCGTCATTCAGTAAGAAGATAACGGTTGCCTTAGGGCATGTCGATCTTGCTACTTTACATAGCTTCAAACACGTCACGATTTCAGGTGTCGGGATGACTAACCGAACAATTCAAACCGCGCACCGCAGTGAGCCTGGAACTGTCACAACAGTTTCGTCGCGCGCTCTTGATAGCATCTCTGCGGGCTTTCAAGTTGTCTGGAACGGGGCTTCCTTTTCATGCCGGGACACATCCTATTCTTACACACCTGCCGACCCCACTCACAACAATTTTTGGGAAACAGAGGTGGTTTATCGAGAAGGTCTAAGTGGCGTGTTAAACCAGGTTGGTTCAGCTGTTCTTAGTCTTAGTGCTTATCGTTATTACTACTATGATCACCAGATAATGGGGGGAAAGGAGTCTTTCGAACTTCAAATCAATTCAGAGAACTATGGTCTCAGCTCAGTTAATTTTTTTGCGCAAACGGGCTCGAACGTAACGTTCATTGGAATCAAACCCCACCCTGCAAGCTCCTATTTTTCAGTGGATTCGACTAACAAGTCAGGAGTTCGGGTATTTGTGGACGAGAATGACGTCAATAAAACGATTGATTGGTCCGACACGTCCGCATCACCTCGCGTGACCATCACTTTTTCGAAGTGA
- a CDS encoding ParB/RepB/Spo0J family partition protein — protein MSKTRSVLGKGLSALIPGAEAEERVGGIELDEVSPELRSRPAAAASPRTGPYLAMVEIARIAPNPLQPRKEFSKESLEDLTQSIRTHGVIQPVTVRRAGDQRFELISGERRIRASIEAGLTHVPAYVLEVEGDRKMLEMAIVENVQREQFNPVEEAEAYQRLIEDCGLTQEDVAERISKDRTTVANSIRLLRLPESIKDSLRAGELSTGHAKAVLAVESHEKQVELWQVAVRDRLSVRKLEELARLASSKPSAVQGSTQGERASGAKRIGGSRVENNGRSVGAGDADSETSIAGVRELETSLQRNLGTQVKIRMKPDKTGEVAIQFYSLEDLERLQELLSSVREA, from the coding sequence ATGTCCAAAACACGATCGGTTTTAGGGAAAGGCCTGAGCGCGCTCATCCCCGGCGCGGAGGCAGAAGAACGCGTCGGCGGAATCGAGCTGGATGAGGTTTCGCCGGAACTGCGTTCTCGCCCGGCAGCAGCAGCCTCGCCGCGCACCGGGCCATATCTCGCGATGGTCGAGATCGCACGCATTGCTCCGAATCCGCTTCAGCCACGCAAGGAATTCTCGAAAGAGAGCTTAGAAGACTTAACGCAATCCATCCGCACACATGGCGTGATCCAGCCGGTCACCGTTCGGCGTGCTGGAGATCAGCGCTTCGAACTCATCAGTGGCGAGCGGCGCATTCGCGCATCCATTGAGGCGGGACTCACGCATGTTCCGGCCTATGTTCTGGAAGTCGAGGGCGACCGGAAAATGCTCGAGATGGCAATTGTCGAGAATGTCCAGCGCGAGCAGTTCAATCCGGTCGAGGAAGCCGAAGCGTATCAGCGCCTCATCGAGGATTGCGGTTTGACGCAGGAAGATGTTGCCGAGCGTATTTCCAAAGATCGGACAACGGTTGCGAATTCCATCCGCCTGCTCCGGCTCCCTGAGTCGATCAAAGATTCGCTCCGCGCTGGCGAACTCAGCACTGGACACGCCAAGGCCGTGCTCGCAGTCGAGAGTCACGAAAAGCAGGTTGAACTCTGGCAGGTCGCGGTAAGGGACCGACTCTCGGTTCGTAAACTCGAAGAACTTGCGCGCCTCGCGTCCAGCAAACCTTCCGCCGTTCAGGGGAGCACCCAGGGTGAGCGGGCATCCGGCGCGAAACGGATTGGCGGAAGCCGCGTAGAGAACAACGGCCGGAGCGTGGGCGCTGGAGATGCCGATAGCGAAACTTCAATCGCCGGAGTTCGCGAACTCGAGACCAGCTTACAACGCAATCTTGGCACGCAGGTAAAAATTCGTATGAAACCGGACAAGACCGGCGAAGTCGCTATCCAATTTTATTCGCTCGAAGATCTAGAGCGCCTGCAAGAATTGCTGTCATCCGTGCGCGAAGCATAA
- a CDS encoding RidA family protein, protein MQSLLEIVLSPDAPAPIGPYSQAVRTRDFLFCSGQIALDPATGEMKNGSIEEETRQVMKNLRRVLVASGATFANVAKTTIFLTNMDDFAVVNKVYDELLGTSRPARSTVQVAALPKGARVEIECVAALR, encoded by the coding sequence ATGCAAAGCCTTCTTGAAATTGTTTTATCCCCCGACGCTCCGGCACCGATCGGACCCTATTCGCAGGCCGTTCGCACGCGCGACTTTTTGTTTTGCTCGGGTCAAATCGCACTCGACCCAGCGACCGGTGAAATGAAAAATGGATCGATCGAGGAAGAAACCCGACAGGTGATGAAGAATCTTCGCCGCGTGCTCGTGGCCTCCGGAGCCACGTTTGCCAACGTCGCGAAGACTACGATTTTTCTGACCAACATGGATGACTTCGCGGTTGTGAACAAAGTCTACGACGAGCTGCTCGGGACTTCGCGTCCGGCTCGAAGCACGGTGCAGGTTGCCGCGCTGCCAAAAGGTGCAAGAGTCGAAATCGAATGCGTGGCAGCGCTGCGCTAA
- a CDS encoding DUF5683 domain-containing protein produces the protein MMNDEGMGSLRWARIIISCLLSSIIILHSALPARAQVDTIRAAERTSATPDTGAFHMTKSPLEAILLSAAIPGAGQAYLDQWWKVPIIWGLGGGFLYGAYIQNFRYHYTQDTITNAYARHTPGDSLWAMRNEPVREFYRDDRDKWWIYVGLTYIATLLDAYIAANLYDFDVSNPSPTPIGSFYDPSRQEYGLALRIRF, from the coding sequence ATGATGAATGATGAAGGAATGGGTTCGCTCCGTTGGGCAAGGATCATCATTTCCTGTCTTCTTTCATCAATCATCATTCTCCATTCAGCATTGCCCGCGCGGGCGCAGGTCGATACTATCCGTGCTGCCGAGCGTACCTCTGCCACGCCGGATACCGGCGCATTCCACATGACGAAATCGCCGCTTGAAGCAATACTGTTGAGCGCTGCAATTCCCGGCGCCGGCCAGGCGTATCTCGACCAATGGTGGAAGGTGCCGATCATTTGGGGACTTGGTGGCGGATTCCTCTATGGCGCCTACATCCAGAATTTTCGCTACCACTATACCCAGGATACGATCACCAACGCATACGCACGTCATACCCCAGGCGATAGCCTCTGGGCGATGCGCAACGAGCCGGTCCGTGAGTTTTACCGTGACGATCGCGATAAATGGTGGATCTATGTCGGGCTGACGTACATTGCGACTCTTCTGGACGCCTACATCGCTGCTAATCTTTATGACTTCGATGTTTCCAATCCGTCGCCCACTCCAATCGGATCGTTCTACGATCCTTCGCGACAGGAATACGGGCTGGCACTCAGGATTCGATTTTGA
- a CDS encoding NHL repeat-containing protein, whose protein sequence is MNARYCLALILIVSLAGCGSAQKTTVATAPITGSLERQNFLYPFERGTGLSIDQFGNIYAISMGRNTLAKFTHTGDSLAGVSGTGSDHYQFNGLFDVDARLSTAIFIADSRNHRIEQYTKDLAYVSTLQTRDNPDAAKRFGYPVAVAVDDAGNIYVADAENKRVLKVRSDYTVERVIGGFTDATRPEAIVTRPARLAVDQTERLFVLDDADNSVVEYDNLGNFIARRSLGPIPSATDMLPTRRLLTSNDTVFVFSPTEVALLRAPALDPIGRWTIVGTDDRRWVPTDMAMRNGIIYLLTPEGLSRYAVRSPGP, encoded by the coding sequence ATGAATGCTAGGTATTGCCTTGCGCTGATACTGATTGTGAGCCTTGCTGGTTGCGGCTCCGCTCAGAAGACAACCGTTGCGACCGCGCCCATCACGGGATCGCTCGAGCGTCAAAATTTTCTTTATCCGTTCGAGCGTGGCACCGGACTTAGCATCGACCAATTCGGAAATATCTATGCGATCAGCATGGGTCGCAATACGCTCGCAAAGTTTACCCACACCGGCGATAGTCTCGCCGGTGTCAGCGGAACCGGCTCGGACCATTACCAATTCAACGGACTCTTCGATGTCGACGCGCGGCTTTCCACCGCGATCTTCATCGCTGATTCCCGCAATCATCGCATCGAGCAATACACGAAGGATCTCGCCTACGTCTCGACGCTACAAACCCGCGACAATCCGGATGCCGCGAAGCGATTCGGCTATCCCGTCGCAGTCGCAGTCGATGATGCGGGAAATATCTATGTCGCCGACGCGGAAAATAAACGAGTGCTCAAAGTCCGTTCGGATTATACCGTCGAACGCGTAATCGGTGGCTTCACGGATGCCACACGGCCCGAAGCCATTGTCACGCGTCCCGCACGGCTCGCAGTCGACCAGACCGAGCGACTATTTGTGCTCGATGACGCTGATAATTCCGTCGTCGAATACGACAACCTGGGCAACTTCATCGCGCGCCGCTCCCTCGGACCCATTCCGAGCGCCACCGATATGCTGCCCACCCGCCGTCTCCTCACCTCCAACGATACCGTATTCGTCTTTAGCCCGACCGAAGTCGCGCTGCTTCGCGCCCCGGCACTCGATCCCATTGGCCGATGGACCATCGTCGGCACCGACGACCGGCGTTGGGTGCCAACCGATATGGCCATGCGCAATGGCATCATCTATCTCCTGACGCCAGAAGGACTCAGCAGATACGCCGTAAGATCCCCTGGACCGTGA
- a CDS encoding putative DNA binding domain-containing protein: MRSLSYPIRRHELYELIDSGEGSDVEFKRRFSSPEKIAREIIAFANTRGGYILFGVDDDGTVVGVRSEKSELEEIEHAAHFMIEPPADIITENVHAGRGLDIVLVRVPESHNKPHHLVEYDSSGRRAKEQTATGYVRYEDKSVLASKEMMQVMRGARPESEPLKLSIGYNERALFDYLERYGRITLDEFAELVNISHRRASKILVSLVRAGTIMIHAFEKTEFYTLR; this comes from the coding sequence GTGCGTTCGTTATCCTACCCCATTCGCCGGCACGAGCTGTACGAGTTGATCGACTCGGGCGAAGGATCGGACGTGGAGTTCAAACGAAGATTTTCTTCGCCCGAAAAAATTGCTCGCGAAATCATCGCATTCGCCAACACCCGTGGCGGCTACATCCTGTTTGGTGTCGATGATGACGGAACCGTCGTCGGAGTCCGCAGCGAGAAATCCGAACTGGAGGAGATCGAGCATGCGGCGCATTTTATGATCGAGCCGCCAGCCGACATCATCACCGAAAATGTCCATGCCGGACGCGGACTCGACATCGTGCTCGTCCGCGTGCCCGAAAGCCATAACAAACCGCATCATCTGGTCGAATACGATTCCAGTGGCCGACGGGCCAAGGAGCAGACTGCGACGGGATATGTCCGCTACGAAGACAAGTCCGTCCTGGCCAGCAAAGAGATGATGCAAGTCATGCGTGGCGCGCGTCCCGAATCCGAGCCGCTCAAACTTTCGATCGGCTACAACGAGCGCGCCCTGTTCGATTATCTGGAGCGCTATGGCCGCATCACGCTCGATGAGTTCGCCGAGCTGGTCAACATTAGCCACCGGCGCGCCTCGAAAATTCTCGTCTCCCTCGTCCGCGCCGGTACGATCATGATCCATGCCTTTGAGAAGACCGAATTCTATACTCTGAGATAG
- a CDS encoding ABC transporter permease: MNKTLIVLRHEFLQKVRSRTFIIMTAIGPLLMGAIIVIPAYFASTNTGEVRNLVVIDSTGRLAQAMIAASNEDAGKFFTKKISTKVTLESVQPGPNVTDSLGKLVESKALTGYMTIPANAIADSASTAQIKLHNPSDYTAVAFLKDSYRDAVRDAKLTSRGIDPKAVSNVESGVHVETMKIEAGKEKKDSGDTGVVMAFVTAFILYISMILYGTIIMNSVIEEKSSRVIELIASSVRPFQLLVGKVLGVASAGLIQIGVWAIMLVALTTVGLTAASAMLGQDVMPSISPFLFLYLILFFVLGFLIYATLYAAIGSTAESASDVQQVSFPVVMLLVIPFIMLQGVIQSPSSTKSVVLSLVPFFSPILMLARIFTETPPWWQIALSVALMIGTFFGCLWLAARIYRVGILMYGKKFKLSEIAKWVRYT; encoded by the coding sequence ATGAACAAAACTCTTATCGTCCTCAGGCACGAATTCTTGCAGAAGGTCCGCTCGCGCACCTTTATCATTATGACGGCGATCGGCCCGCTCCTCATGGGTGCGATCATTGTCATTCCGGCCTACTTTGCGTCCACGAATACGGGCGAGGTGCGGAATCTGGTCGTGATCGATAGCACCGGACGACTGGCGCAAGCGATGATCGCGGCATCTAACGAGGACGCAGGCAAGTTCTTCACCAAGAAGATATCGACGAAGGTCACGCTCGAAAGCGTACAGCCCGGCCCGAACGTAACGGACTCGCTCGGCAAGTTGGTCGAGTCGAAGGCGCTCACCGGATACATGACGATCCCCGCGAACGCCATTGCTGACAGTGCCAGCACCGCGCAGATCAAGCTGCACAATCCGAGCGATTACACTGCCGTCGCGTTCTTGAAAGACTCGTACCGCGATGCCGTCCGCGACGCGAAGCTGACATCGCGCGGTATCGATCCGAAGGCGGTCTCGAATGTCGAGTCCGGCGTGCATGTGGAGACGATGAAGATCGAAGCCGGCAAAGAGAAGAAGGATAGCGGCGATACAGGAGTGGTGATGGCCTTTGTCACGGCGTTTATCCTTTACATCTCGATGATCCTCTACGGCACCATCATCATGAACAGCGTGATCGAAGAGAAGTCGAGCCGCGTCATCGAACTCATCGCATCGAGCGTGCGGCCGTTTCAATTGTTGGTCGGGAAGGTGCTCGGCGTTGCAAGCGCGGGCCTGATTCAGATTGGCGTGTGGGCGATCATGCTGGTCGCGCTGACGACGGTTGGCCTCACCGCCGCGAGCGCAATGCTGGGACAGGACGTGATGCCATCGATCTCGCCATTCCTGTTTCTCTATCTGATTCTCTTCTTTGTTCTTGGATTTCTGATATACGCGACGCTCTACGCGGCGATCGGCTCGACCGCTGAATCCGCGAGCGACGTGCAGCAGGTCTCGTTTCCGGTCGTGATGCTGCTGGTCATTCCATTTATCATGCTGCAGGGCGTGATCCAAAGTCCATCGAGCACGAAGAGCGTGGTGCTTTCGCTCGTGCCGTTCTTCTCACCGATTCTGATGCTCGCCCGCATCTTTACCGAGACGCCACCCTGGTGGCAGATCGCGCTCTCGGTCGCGCTGATGATCGGGACGTTCTTCGGCTGCCTCTGGCTCGCCGCGCGGATTTACCGCGTCGGCATCCTCATGTACGGCAAGAAATTCAAGCTCAGCGAGATCGCCAAGTGGGTGAGATACACGTGA
- a CDS encoding ATP-binding cassette domain-containing protein: MSTSVLSLENVTKTYGRQVAVNNVSLAVQQGSIFGLLGPNGAGKTSTIRMITGITLPDRGAIRLFGETQHEDHQNQIGYMPEERGLYRKLPVRTQLEYLGSLKGMETRALKQAIDYWLDRFEIKSWEKKKTSDLSKGMQQKLQFILTLLHDPALLVLDEPLSGLDPVNAELINEVLLALRGRGKTIILSTHRMEQVEQLCDEIAMMNEGKIVLAGKVLELKARSGRTLISMRFSGDASFLRTYGEARVKILEHTPNEMLLELGVSEKPNELLRSIAEYLEIEKWELVKPPIKELFLEAIAKQPAATTLQA, translated from the coding sequence ATGTCCACATCAGTTTTGTCGCTGGAGAACGTCACCAAGACGTATGGTCGGCAGGTTGCCGTAAACAACGTTTCGCTTGCGGTGCAGCAGGGGAGCATCTTCGGATTGCTCGGTCCCAACGGCGCGGGCAAGACCTCGACGATCCGCATGATCACCGGCATCACCTTGCCGGATCGTGGCGCGATTCGTCTCTTCGGTGAGACGCAACACGAAGACCATCAGAACCAGATTGGCTACATGCCCGAGGAGCGGGGACTTTACCGCAAGCTCCCGGTGCGCACGCAACTCGAATATCTCGGCTCGCTGAAGGGGATGGAAACCCGCGCGCTGAAACAGGCGATCGACTACTGGCTCGACCGATTCGAAATCAAATCCTGGGAAAAGAAGAAGACTTCCGATCTATCGAAAGGCATGCAGCAGAAGCTGCAGTTCATCCTGACGCTGCTGCACGATCCCGCGCTGCTCGTACTCGATGAGCCGCTCTCGGGGCTCGATCCCGTCAACGCCGAACTCATCAACGAAGTCTTGCTGGCGTTGCGAGGTCGCGGCAAGACGATCATTCTTTCCACACATCGAATGGAGCAGGTCGAGCAGCTCTGCGATGAGATCGCGATGATGAATGAGGGTAAGATTGTGCTTGCCGGTAAGGTGCTGGAGTTGAAGGCCCGCTCGGGCCGCACACTTATTTCCATGCGCTTCTCTGGCGATGCAAGTTTTCTGCGAACGTATGGCGAGGCGCGCGTAAAGATTCTCGAGCACACGCCGAATGAAATGTTGTTGGAGTTAGGCGTGAGCGAAAAGCCGAACGAGTTGCTCCGGAGTATCGCTGAGTATCTCGAGATCGAGAAGTGGGAATTGGTGAAGCCACCGATCAAGGAGCTGTTCCTCGAAGCCATCGCAAAGCAACCCGCCGCCACAACCCTTCAAGCTTAA
- a CDS encoding type II toxin-antitoxin system VapC family toxin gives MILLDTHIWCWLANLPELLSHSQRSLLEETEEPLAVSVISLHEVALLASRARIDLPLPIELWFQMALDESSISVVDLSREIIIESTRLPGAFHRDPADRIIVATSRILDAPLVTSDSEILKYEHVQILPERKNPSVELR, from the coding sequence ATGATCCTGCTTGACACGCATATCTGGTGTTGGCTGGCGAATCTTCCCGAGTTGCTATCGCATTCACAGCGATCGCTGCTCGAAGAGACGGAAGAGCCTCTTGCGGTTAGTGTGATTTCGCTGCATGAAGTTGCGCTCCTTGCCAGCCGAGCCCGGATCGATCTTCCGTTGCCAATCGAGCTCTGGTTTCAAATGGCGCTTGACGAGTCGTCAATTTCTGTCGTCGACCTATCACGTGAGATTATCATCGAATCGACGCGTCTTCCTGGCGCGTTCCATCGCGATCCGGCGGACCGAATCATTGTCGCAACGTCTCGAATTCTGGACGCGCCTCTTGTGACTTCCGATAGTGAGATATTGAAATATGAGCACGTGCAGATACTTCCGGAACGGAAGAATCCTTCTGTGGAGCTTAGGTAG